The Leptolyngbya sp. 'hensonii' region GCCAGATTGTTGAGACTTAAGGCCACATCGGGATGCTCCTCCCCCAACAGTCGCTGTCTCAGCTCCAAGGCCTGCTGATAGAGGGGTTCCGCCTCAGCGTAGCGTCCCTGGGAGTGGTAGAGATGCGCCAGATCGTTGAGACTTCTGGCCACATATGGATGCTCTGGTCCCAGCCGTGTGTTCACAATGGCCAGACATTGTGAACGCCAGGGCAGGGCCTGACTGTAGGCTCCCTGAGCCTCATAGAATCGCCCCAGGGCTGAATAGAGCCAGACTAAATCTGCATCCGGAATCGCATCTGATAGGTTCCTGACTACTTCAGCCAGATGGGGAATCCCAGGAGCCAGCGCCTCAATCTGCTTCTGCACCAGGGTCTCAGGCACCTGTTTTGCTACTTCGGTCAGGGTCTGACCCAAGCGCTGCTTCCAGGCGGCTGCCTCAGGCCGTTGAGCACTCTTCTCCTGGAAAAACTCGCGAATCAAGGGATGAAGCTGATAGGTCCCTGGAGCAAAGCGCTGCAACAAATGCAGGGGGCATAGGGTTCCATCTCGCACTGCTTCCAGGCTCTCTTCCTCCCAGTCTGGTAAACACTGCTCCACCAGGCTCCAGGGAATCGGAGCCGGAGCCAGCAGGCTGAGCAAACAGCCTAATTGCTGGCTCTGGTCATCCAGATCCTCCCAGCTCAGGTCAAAGGCTGCCGCTACCCCCAGTCTGGCAGTCATGTCTCCGTCTACTTGCTTCAGGGCTGGAGTTTGCAGCCGCTTCCCTTCTAATCGCTGCTGCATGGTCTGCAAGCTCAGGTCAGGCCGTTGGGTCAGGTATCGTCCCACCAGTTCCAGTCCCAGGGGCAGGTAGCCTAACCAGTGGCACAGGGCCTGAGCAGCTTCCCGCTCTGCCTCAATTCGCTCTGCTCCCACCAGCACTGTCAGCAGGTGCAGGGCTGCCTCCTGATCCAGCACATCTAAAGCCAATTGCCGGATGGATGCCCCCAACGTTAACCGGCTGGTCAGGAGCACCTGAAAGCGAGGACTGGCGGTTGGGAGATAGGGCCGCAAGGCTCCATAGTCTGTCACATCGTCATAAATCAGCAGGGCATCCCCATCGGGCCACAACCGCCAGACCAGGGCCACTTGGTCCTCTAACGCCTGGTCTTCTGGGATCTTCAGCATCAACTGATTGCGGGCAAACCGGACAATCTCAAATCCCACATCCGTTCCCCGCACCGAAAGCCAGCAGACCCCAGCCCGATAATTCTGTTGGTATTGCAGGGCATATTGCAGGGCTAGCTCTGTCTTTCCCACGCCCCCCATGCCTTTGATGGCTGCCGTCACCCCAACCCTGGATTCCCGTTGCAACAATTCATGCAACTGCTGCAACGGCTCTGCCCGACCCACAAACTCAACTGCACCCCCACGGGGCAGATTTTGCGGGATGCCCACGGGTTGGGCACTGGCTTGACGCCAGCGATCGTCCCCCCGATGAAACGCTCCCTGCACCTCCACTAGCGCTGGTAGCTGCTCCAGAATCGTCTCCACCAGAACGGCTCCACCCCCCAGGTCGATCGAGCGATCGCGGGTGAACTTCACCATGCCGCAGACCTTACCCGTCGTCACATTCAGCAGGGGTGCCCCACTCATCCCAGAACGTACCTGCCCCAGCTTGAACTTAATCAGCGGGGGGCGATCGCCCGTTAACCCTTCACAGGTAAACGTCGCAGGACAACCATGGGGAAACTCCACATCGGGATAGCCGAAGGTATAAAGTTCATGTCCCCTTTCAATCTCCGGGTCCAGGTAAACACAGCCCGGTTCTGTCTGGACATCGGGCACCCGTAAGAGCGCAATGTCTACCTCTAACAACAACTTCTCAACGATCGCCGTTGTCAATGCTTCCTGTTGCTGCCACCGCACCCTGATCGGCTGGTCCCCAGCATCCTTGACCACATGGGCACAGGTCAAAATCAGGTCAGGAGCCACAAAGAAGCCAGACCCCCAGCCTGTTCTACCGGGAATCGTCAGCTTGACTGTACAGTGTTGCAGTAAACTCTCCAGAGACACGACACCTATGCTCCCGGTGGCTGGGTCTTGGGTTTCTCATCCTTCGACCATTCCAGGGTGATTTCCAGGTTTGCCTTACTGGCTCCCTTCACGATCGCCGCTGTTAATTGCCCCGCTTCGATCGCCACCTCCAGGCCAAACTTGACCGTGGCCTTGTCAGGCTTCACTTTGTTCAGCGGACCTGCGATCGCCTGAACGATGCCCTCGATCGCATCTGTCACCGGCTTAAAGGGCTTGATATCGAACGCCACATCTTCCCGGCCCGTTTGAGTAACTTCCACCTGGATCACAGTGCCATTGGGCAATTCAACCGGAATTCGCGTCAGGCGTGAGTCTTCAGAATACATAGAATACCTGTACTGATACAGTCAGTTATCTTTGTGTTCTCAATCATACTTAGCCTGGATTAGTGGTCAGGGCGATCGTCCAAGTCTTTAAAGATTTACTCCCGGAGAATCATAAAAAGAACCATCCAGTTACGGAGCAGTTACGGAGCAGCAAGCCAGTTCCAGTTAATGGACCAGGAGTTGCAGCGATCGGAACTGGCGTTGCAGACCTACCAGGCGGAACAGGCTTTGCAAGAGCGATACTTGCAACCGTCAACGCTGGAAGTACTTCCACTGAAGACAGCGCGTTGCTGGCTGAAATCAG contains the following coding sequences:
- a CDS encoding tetratricopeptide repeat protein, which gives rise to MSLESLLQHCTVKLTIPGRTGWGSGFFVAPDLILTCAHVVKDAGDQPIRVRWQQQEALTTAIVEKLLLEVDIALLRVPDVQTEPGCVYLDPEIERGHELYTFGYPDVEFPHGCPATFTCEGLTGDRPPLIKFKLGQVRSGMSGAPLLNVTTGKVCGMVKFTRDRSIDLGGGAVLVETILEQLPALVEVQGAFHRGDDRWRQASAQPVGIPQNLPRGGAVEFVGRAEPLQQLHELLQRESRVGVTAAIKGMGGVGKTELALQYALQYQQNYRAGVCWLSVRGTDVGFEIVRFARNQLMLKIPEDQALEDQVALVWRLWPDGDALLIYDDVTDYGALRPYLPTASPRFQVLLTSRLTLGASIRQLALDVLDQEAALHLLTVLVGAERIEAEREAAQALCHWLGYLPLGLELVGRYLTQRPDLSLQTMQQRLEGKRLQTPALKQVDGDMTARLGVAAAFDLSWEDLDDQSQQLGCLLSLLAPAPIPWSLVEQCLPDWEEESLEAVRDGTLCPLHLLQRFAPGTYQLHPLIREFFQEKSAQRPEAAAWKQRLGQTLTEVAKQVPETLVQKQIEALAPGIPHLAEVVRNLSDAIPDADLVWLYSALGRFYEAQGAYSQALPWRSQCLAIVNTRLGPEHPYVARSLNDLAHLYHSQGRYAEAEPLYQQALELRQRLLGEEHPDVALSLNNLAGLYKSQGRYAETEPLLKQALELRQRLLGEEHPDVAXSLNNLAGLYKSQGRYAAAEPLYQQALKLYRRLLGEEHPDVATSLNNLAGLYYSQGRYLEAEPLLKQALELRQRLLGEEHPDVATSLSSLANLYSSQGRYLEAEPLLKQALELHRRLLGEEHPYVAQSLNNLAELYYSQGRYLEAEPLYQQALEMYRRLSGEEHPDVALSLNNLAGLYKSQGRYLEAEPLYQQALELRQRLLGSEHPDVATSLNNLAGLYESQGHYAEAEPLYQQALDLTEKILGLAHPETMQIRQNLALMCRLQANQYKNRASQRSHLGEGQDDL
- a CDS encoding CU044_2847 family protein; amino-acid sequence: MYSEDSRLTRIPVELPNGTVIQVEVTQTGREDVAFDIKPFKPVTDAIEGIVQAIAGPLNKVKPDKATVKFGLEVAIEAGQLTAAIVKGASKANLEITLEWSKDEKPKTQPPGA